In a single window of the Bacteroidota bacterium genome:
- the thrS gene encoding threonine--tRNA ligase, whose translation MINITLPDGSIREYKEGITALEIAASISEGLARNVLAAKVENEVWDATRPIHKDSSLKLLTWNDQEGKNAMWHSSAHLLAEALETIYPGVKFGIGPPIENGFYYDVDLEGQNISSDDFKKIEDKMLELARQKNKFERKEISKKEAVEFFKKKKDEYKLELLEGLNDGDITFYSQGNFTDLCKGPHIPDTGFIKAIKLLNIAGAYWRGDEKRKQLTRIYGITFPKQKELDEYLILLEEAKKRDHRKLGKELELFTFSEKVGMGLPLWLPKGAALRERLENFLKKAQLKAGYEPVITPHIGHKNLYVTSGHYEKYGADSFQPIKTPQEGEEFYLKPMNCPHHCEIYKSKPRSYKDLPVRYAEFGTVYRYEQSGELHGLTRVRGFTQDDAHLFCMPEQVKEEFIKVIDLVLYVFKALDFPDYTAQISLRDKINRSKYIGSDENWEKAESAIIEAAAEKGLSTVVEYGEAAFYGPKLDFMVKDALGRKWQLGTIQVDYNLPERFELEYTGSDNKKHRPVMIHRAPFGSLERFVAVLIEHCAGNFPIWLTPDQVAILPISEKYNDNAKNLLNVLKNYDIRGFVDDRNEKIGKKIRDTEMKKVPYMLILGEKEVNENTIAVRKHVEGDLGTFTVEGFKDLLNKEIENKLVTF comes from the coding sequence ATGATTAACATAACCCTACCTGACGGCTCAATAAGAGAATATAAAGAAGGCATTACTGCCCTGGAAATTGCAGCTTCAATTAGTGAGGGATTGGCACGCAATGTACTTGCTGCTAAAGTCGAAAATGAAGTTTGGGACGCAACAAGACCTATTCATAAAGATTCATCCTTAAAGCTGTTAACATGGAATGATCAGGAAGGAAAGAATGCAATGTGGCATTCATCTGCCCACCTTTTAGCGGAGGCACTTGAAACAATTTACCCTGGAGTTAAATTTGGAATAGGCCCCCCAATTGAAAATGGTTTTTATTATGATGTGGATTTGGAAGGTCAAAACATTTCATCGGATGATTTCAAAAAAATTGAAGATAAAATGCTTGAACTTGCCAGGCAAAAAAATAAATTTGAACGAAAAGAAATTTCAAAAAAAGAGGCCGTAGAATTTTTCAAGAAAAAAAAGGATGAATATAAATTAGAACTTCTTGAAGGTTTAAATGACGGAGATATTACCTTTTATTCCCAGGGAAATTTTACTGATTTATGCAAAGGTCCTCATATTCCAGATACTGGTTTTATTAAGGCAATAAAATTATTGAACATTGCAGGTGCTTATTGGAGAGGAGACGAAAAAAGAAAACAATTAACCCGTATTTATGGTATTACTTTTCCTAAACAAAAGGAACTGGATGAGTACTTGATTTTATTGGAAGAGGCAAAGAAAAGAGATCACCGCAAATTAGGTAAGGAACTCGAGCTTTTCACTTTTAGTGAAAAAGTAGGAATGGGTCTGCCATTATGGCTTCCCAAAGGAGCAGCACTGCGCGAAAGACTGGAGAATTTCCTTAAAAAAGCGCAACTAAAAGCTGGTTATGAACCGGTAATTACTCCTCACATTGGCCATAAAAATTTATATGTAACTTCCGGTCATTATGAAAAATACGGGGCTGATTCATTTCAACCAATAAAAACACCACAAGAGGGTGAAGAGTTTTATTTAAAGCCCATGAATTGCCCCCATCACTGTGAAATCTATAAAAGTAAACCAAGATCCTATAAAGACCTTCCTGTTCGCTATGCTGAATTTGGGACAGTTTACCGGTATGAACAAAGCGGTGAGTTGCATGGCTTAACAAGGGTAAGGGGATTTACACAAGATGATGCTCACTTGTTTTGCATGCCCGAGCAAGTAAAAGAAGAATTTATTAAAGTAATTGATTTAGTGCTTTATGTATTTAAAGCACTTGATTTTCCTGATTATACCGCACAAATATCACTTCGGGATAAAATCAACAGAAGTAAATATATAGGAAGCGATGAGAATTGGGAAAAAGCAGAATCTGCAATTATAGAAGCTGCTGCAGAAAAAGGACTAAGCACGGTTGTGGAATATGGAGAGGCGGCCTTCTACGGCCCCAAACTCGATTTTATGGTAAAGGATGCTTTGGGAAGAAAGTGGCAGTTAGGTACAATTCAGGTGGATTATAATCTCCCAGAGCGTTTTGAACTGGAATATACCGGAAGTGACAATAAAAAACACCGTCCGGTAATGATACATCGGGCTCCATTTGGTTCCCTGGAAAGATTTGTTGCGGTTCTGATTGAACATTGTGCCGGAAATTTTCCTATTTGGCTCACACCAGACCAGGTTGCAATACTCCCTATCAGTGAGAAATACAACGATAATGCAAAAAATCTTTTAAATGTGTTAAAAAATTACGATATTCGCGGCTTTGTTGATGACAGGAATGAGAAAATAGGCAAGAAAATAAGAGACACTGAAATGAAAAAAGTCCCTTATATGCTGATTTTGGGAGAAAAAGAAGTCAATGAGAATACCATTGCAGTAAGAAAACACGTTGAAGGAGACTTAGGTACTTTTACAGTTGAAGGATTTA